In Spirochaetota bacterium, the following are encoded in one genomic region:
- a CDS encoding GAF domain-containing protein has protein sequence MSQNPNYLETYIKELKQVFYLTSSMQKSLDIKPILNTVLKECIMITNATSGSIMFKHQHSSQLFFYAEQGVNQDSINLTNMNVGDGIAGTVIEEGIPKIINDIILDPKYIAINSKVRSEMALPITVRGSVLGVIVLDHTDTNAFTEKHLELIQMICSHTGFIISHYIETQLAEKNNRLLENIINTSTVTSVEEIFQILTKELKAYSTCIIKNTGEILFQEDQMAEEIKIIPSLFKELQIQILKTENNQKIPYTRIIIPNIQKNITFIADKIYHFTENANTDINFVNKILEFSVAQDSISHYDETLSQWAERKMLAPVGHIYNLAISSIEKELIAAALKKNKDNRLKTSQFLGINRNTLRHKMNIYGLEK, from the coding sequence ATGTCTCAGAATCCTAATTATTTAGAAACTTACATTAAAGAGCTAAAACAAGTTTTTTATTTAACATCTTCTATGCAAAAATCTCTTGATATAAAGCCTATTCTAAATACAGTATTAAAAGAATGTATCATGATTACAAATGCTACTAGTGGTTCTATAATGTTCAAACATCAGCATTCTAGTCAGTTATTTTTTTATGCCGAACAAGGTGTTAATCAAGATAGTATTAATTTGACTAACATGAATGTTGGTGATGGTATTGCAGGCACAGTGATTGAAGAGGGTATCCCTAAAATAATTAATGATATCATACTAGATCCCAAATATATAGCAATTAATTCTAAAGTTCGCTCTGAAATGGCACTACCTATTACTGTTAGAGGAAGTGTTCTTGGTGTTATTGTTTTGGATCATACGGACACTAATGCATTTACAGAAAAGCATCTAGAATTAATACAAATGATTTGTAGTCACACTGGATTTATTATTTCCCATTATATAGAGACACAACTTGCAGAAAAAAATAATCGTCTTTTAGAAAATATTATTAATACTTCTACTGTTACCTCAGTAGAAGAAATTTTTCAAATTTTAACAAAAGAATTAAAAGCCTATAGTACCTGTATTATTAAAAATACAGGTGAAATTCTCTTTCAAGAAGATCAAATGGCAGAAGAAATCAAAATAATCCCATCTTTATTCAAAGAATTACAAATTCAAATTCTCAAAACAGAAAACAATCAAAAAATTCCTTATACAAGAATAATTATTCCTAATATACAAAAAAATATAACATTTATTGCAGATAAAATTTATCATTTTACAGAAAATGCCAATACTGATATTAATTTTGTAAACAAAATTTTAGAATTTTCTGTAGCCCAAGATAGTATTTCTCACTACGATGAAACTCTCTCTCAATGGGCTGAGCGTAAAATGTTGGCACCTGTAGGGCATATTTACAACTTAGCAATTAGTAGTATAGAAAAAGAACTTATAGCGGCAGCTCTCAAAAAAAATAAAGACAACAGACTAAAAACATCTCAATTTCTAGGAATAAATCGTAATACGCTTAGACATAAAATGAATATTTATGGATTGGAAAAATAA
- a CDS encoding HU family DNA-binding protein has product MSTLKVTYVAIGEAVAAKLGLPKSKGAELGRVFVSEVVASLQEGTTVELTGLATLSVEMSKARTGHNPKTREPIQIPAKKRVKASISGKLKKSL; this is encoded by the coding sequence ATGAGTACATTAAAAGTGACATACGTTGCAATAGGGGAAGCAGTTGCGGCTAAATTAGGCTTACCAAAAAGTAAAGGTGCTGAATTAGGGCGTGTTTTCGTTTCTGAAGTTGTAGCTTCTTTACAAGAAGGAACAACAGTAGAATTAACAGGATTAGCAACATTATCAGTTGAAATGTCTAAAGCTCGAACAGGACATAATCCTAAAACAAGAGAACCAATCCAAATTCCTGCAAAAAAACGTGTGAAAGCATCTATTTCTGGAAAACTTAAAAAAAGTTTATAA
- a CDS encoding DNA alkylation repair protein, which translates to MIDTLKQILKKNYNPSIAHKQSQYMKNKFSFYGIPKPKLRQITKPFLQTSLSLFTSEIIEILYQLFYENKREFHYIAIDLLTIHIHKFSYLDFQQLYLLIDLYPWWDSIDALQKPFSLWIIQHPEYLREVSLTWNNTNSIWQKRSAIILQLKHKQNLDTSLLTEIIIFNKNSSEFFIQKAIGWILREYSKTNPLWIKEFIDQHKDLSNLSKKEGLKYIK; encoded by the coding sequence ATGATTGATACCCTAAAACAAATACTAAAGAAAAATTACAATCCCTCAATAGCTCACAAACAAAGCCAATATATGAAAAATAAATTTTCTTTTTATGGTATTCCAAAACCCAAACTTCGTCAAATTACTAAACCATTTTTACAAACTTCTCTTTCCCTATTTACCTCAGAAATAATTGAGATTCTATATCAATTATTTTATGAAAATAAAAGAGAGTTTCACTATATTGCTATAGATTTATTAACAATACACATTCATAAATTTTCTTATCTTGATTTCCAACAATTATACTTATTAATAGATTTATACCCTTGGTGGGATTCTATTGATGCTTTACAAAAACCATTTTCATTATGGATTATACAACATCCAGAATATCTAAGAGAGGTATCTCTGACTTGGAACAATACAAATTCTATTTGGCAAAAAAGATCTGCCATTATTTTACAACTCAAACATAAACAAAATCTTGATACTTCATTACTAACAGAAATTATTATTTTCAACAAAAATTCTTCTGAATTTTTTATCCAAAAAGCTATAGGGTGGATACTACGAGAGTATAGTAAAACAAATCCATTGTGGATTAAAGAATTTATCGACCAACACAAAGATCTCAGCAATTTATCTAAAAAAGAAGGACTAAAATATATAAAATAA
- a CDS encoding sodium-dependent transporter, whose product MKSQTRGFFESRVGFILACIGSAVGIGNVWLFPWRVGEFGGAIFLLLYFFFMISLGIVGLIGEFTLGRMYSTGPVGAFEKALQTKNISWGAWVGSIPMLGALGIATGYAVVVGWILRFLWGSIDGSLMNAQVGDYFGAIVGDFGSLLWHTSAIIGTVIILLAGVNKGIEKANKIMMPLFYILFILLLLRVFTLPNIKEGMDYLLIPKWEMLRNPKVWSIALGQALFSLSLAGSGMVVYGSYLKKDVNIVDVAIQTAMYSSIGALLCAFVVILSVFSFGLDPTAGPPLVFITLPLVFQQMPFGQIFAILFFLSVFFASITSLINLMECPIEALQNRFKTNRTIAVLIVGAFMLGIGVFLENANNVGAWMDVISIYIVPLGAALSGIIIYWVVDEYHCKREISQGNTRKLPIWFHPLAKYFFVGTMIFVLILSIFFKAI is encoded by the coding sequence ATGAAATCACAAACTAGAGGATTCTTTGAATCTCGAGTAGGATTTATTCTTGCTTGTATTGGTTCTGCTGTGGGTATAGGTAATGTGTGGTTATTTCCTTGGCGTGTAGGAGAATTTGGTGGTGCTATATTTTTGTTATTATATTTTTTCTTCATGATCTCATTAGGAATAGTTGGCTTGATCGGTGAATTTACCTTAGGTCGTATGTATAGTACAGGACCTGTAGGAGCTTTCGAGAAAGCTCTTCAAACAAAAAATATATCTTGGGGAGCTTGGGTAGGTTCAATTCCTATGTTAGGTGCTCTTGGTATTGCTACGGGTTATGCTGTGGTCGTTGGTTGGATTTTAAGATTTTTATGGGGATCTATAGATGGATCTTTAATGAATGCTCAAGTGGGGGATTATTTTGGAGCAATAGTTGGTGATTTTGGAAGTCTTTTATGGCATACAAGTGCAATTATTGGTACTGTAATAATTTTGTTAGCAGGGGTAAACAAAGGTATTGAAAAAGCTAATAAAATTATGATGCCTTTGTTTTATATTTTGTTTATCTTACTCTTATTAAGAGTTTTCACTTTACCTAATATCAAAGAAGGTATGGATTATTTGCTTATTCCAAAATGGGAAATGTTACGAAATCCCAAAGTTTGGTCAATAGCATTGGGTCAAGCTTTATTTTCTTTGTCCTTAGCGGGTAGTGGGATGGTAGTATATGGCTCTTATCTCAAAAAAGATGTGAATATTGTGGATGTAGCGATACAAACAGCTATGTATAGTTCTATAGGAGCTTTATTGTGTGCTTTTGTTGTAATTCTGTCTGTATTTTCTTTTGGTTTGGATCCTACTGCTGGACCACCTTTAGTTTTTATTACACTACCATTAGTCTTTCAGCAAATGCCTTTTGGACAAATTTTTGCAATATTGTTTTTTTTATCCGTATTTTTTGCGTCTATAACATCTCTAATTAATTTGATGGAATGCCCCATAGAAGCCTTACAAAATCGCTTCAAAACAAATCGTACTATAGCTGTGTTAATCGTAGGTGCTTTTATGTTAGGAATAGGGGTATTTTTAGAAAATGCTAATAATGTGGGTGCTTGGATGGATGTTATATCTATTTATATTGTACCTTTAGGAGCAGCTTTGTCTGGTATTATAATTTATTGGGTAGTCGATGAGTATCATTGTAAACGAGAAATATCTCAGGGAAATACTCGAAAATTACCTATATGGTTTCATCCATTAGCAAAATATTTTTTTGTTGGAACGATGATTTTTGTTCTTATTCTTAGTATTTTTTTCAAAGCCATATAA
- the nifJ gene encoding pyruvate:ferredoxin (flavodoxin) oxidoreductase translates to MATKMMTMDGNGAAAHVAYSFSEFAGIFPISPSSPMAESCDIWSVQGKENIFGDTMKVSQLQSEAGAAGAVHGALQGGALAVTFTASQGLLLMIPNMYKMAGELLPVVFHVSARTVATHALSIYGDHSDVMACRQTGWAMLASNSVQEAHDYAIVAHVMTVKSRVPFVHFFEGYRTSHEIQKINVLENEDYVKLVDLKKVQEFRDRALSCNKPVTRGTAQTPDIYFQAFEARNPYYDNLVDSVQETMDQVSKVTGRKLSVVEYFGDENAERVVVLMGSAAKIAATTAKVLNDKGEKVGVVALHLYRPFPTKHILASIPKTVKAIAVLDRCKELGSAGEPLYLDICEAYSGAKNAPIIVGGRYGLSSKDVTPGQIVAVFKNIAISEPKNDFTVGIVDDVTFKSLPATDEIDIVAQDIKECKFYGIGSDGTVGANKNSIGIIGDSTDLNIQAYFDYDSKKSGGFTISHLRFGKSLIELPYLVQNPHFVSCSLPSYVYKYNMLKGLRKGGTFLLNTSWTIEEAQEKLPNYMKRYMAENDINFYIINANTLAREIGMRQSNTILQAAFFKLSNIIPYEKAVELMKAKAKKSYGRKGDAVVEMNYKAIDSGAEKLQQVPIKSEWKSVEGDFELSINQDAPAFVRDIAVPVNQLEGNSLPVSAFIGISIDGTMISGTTQYEKRYISDIVPEWIEDNCIQCNQCAFVCPHAVIRPFLIDSGEVASMPNMATLPTTGATDLQYKISISVADCTGCSACVDICPGKGGKKALAMEDIATQKEEQLNYDWLFANCKPKNPFGKKNAKAVQFEQPLFEFHAACPGCGETPYIKLVTQLFGDRMMIANTTGCTSIYGGSTPSTPYTPNKEGNGPSWANSLFEDNAEFGYGMHQARQVLRVRLEKIVTQAINEKVLNNIAPLQEWLDHKDDADLSRDLNNRIVESLKTENSPLAEKIKDLQDYFIKPSTWLFGGDGWAYDIGFGGLDHVLASHENINVLVLDTEVYSNTGGQSSKATSLGAQALFAHAGKSTGKKNLGLMMTTYGHIYVAQIAMGSNKAHALKVMQEAEAYPGPSLIIAYSPCIAWGLKGGLTNAQSEEKLAVDSGYYHLWRYNPELTLAGKNPFVLDSKEPNFELFQQFIGHEIRFNALGRSFPERAKILFEQAEKQAKNMYKHYKRLANMDYSDNSN, encoded by the coding sequence ATGGCTACTAAAATGATGACAATGGATGGGAACGGAGCTGCTGCTCATGTTGCTTATTCGTTTAGTGAATTTGCAGGAATTTTTCCTATATCACCTTCTTCACCAATGGCTGAATCTTGTGATATTTGGTCAGTTCAAGGTAAAGAAAATATTTTTGGGGATACTATGAAAGTTTCTCAATTACAATCTGAAGCAGGAGCTGCGGGTGCTGTTCATGGAGCATTACAAGGTGGTGCTTTAGCAGTAACATTTACAGCTTCTCAAGGATTATTATTGATGATTCCTAATATGTACAAAATGGCTGGGGAATTATTACCAGTCGTTTTTCATGTATCAGCAAGAACTGTAGCAACACATGCTTTATCAATTTATGGAGATCATAGTGATGTAATGGCTTGTCGTCAAACTGGTTGGGCAATGCTTGCGTCAAATAGTGTTCAAGAAGCTCATGATTATGCTATCGTAGCACATGTAATGACTGTTAAATCTCGTGTTCCTTTTGTTCATTTCTTTGAAGGGTATAGAACATCTCATGAAATCCAAAAGATTAATGTTTTAGAAAATGAAGATTATGTAAAATTAGTAGATTTAAAAAAAGTACAAGAATTTCGTGATAGAGCATTAAGTTGTAACAAACCTGTTACTCGTGGTACTGCTCAAACTCCTGATATTTATTTCCAAGCTTTTGAAGCTAGAAATCCTTATTATGATAATCTTGTAGATTCTGTTCAAGAAACAATGGATCAAGTTTCTAAAGTTACAGGTAGAAAATTATCTGTTGTTGAGTATTTTGGTGATGAAAATGCAGAAAGAGTAGTAGTACTTATGGGATCAGCTGCTAAAATAGCAGCAACTACAGCAAAAGTACTCAATGACAAAGGTGAGAAAGTAGGGGTAGTAGCGTTACATTTGTATAGACCTTTCCCAACAAAACATATTCTTGCATCTATACCTAAAACAGTAAAAGCTATTGCTGTTCTTGATCGTTGTAAAGAATTAGGATCAGCTGGAGAGCCATTGTATTTAGATATATGTGAAGCATATTCTGGTGCAAAAAATGCACCAATTATTGTTGGAGGTCGTTATGGACTTTCTTCAAAAGATGTAACGCCTGGTCAAATAGTTGCTGTATTTAAAAATATTGCGATTAGTGAACCAAAAAATGATTTTACTGTAGGTATTGTGGATGATGTAACATTCAAATCTTTGCCAGCTACAGATGAAATTGATATTGTTGCACAAGATATCAAAGAATGTAAATTTTATGGTATTGGTTCTGATGGTACTGTAGGAGCAAATAAAAATTCTATCGGTATTATCGGTGATAGTACCGATCTTAATATTCAAGCTTATTTTGATTATGATTCTAAAAAAAGTGGTGGTTTTACCATCTCTCATTTAAGATTTGGTAAATCTTTAATTGAATTACCTTATCTTGTACAAAACCCTCATTTTGTAAGTTGTTCTTTACCGTCTTATGTTTATAAATATAATATGCTCAAAGGTCTTCGTAAAGGTGGTACTTTCTTACTTAATACTTCATGGACTATAGAAGAAGCTCAAGAAAAATTACCTAATTATATGAAGCGTTATATGGCTGAAAATGATATTAATTTTTATATCATTAATGCAAATACATTAGCTAGAGAAATTGGTATGCGTCAATCAAATACTATTTTACAAGCAGCATTCTTTAAACTTTCAAATATTATTCCTTATGAAAAAGCTGTTGAATTAATGAAAGCAAAAGCTAAAAAATCTTATGGACGCAAAGGCGATGCTGTTGTAGAAATGAATTATAAAGCTATTGATAGTGGTGCAGAAAAATTACAACAAGTACCAATCAAATCAGAATGGAAATCTGTTGAAGGTGATTTTGAATTATCAATTAATCAAGATGCTCCAGCTTTTGTAAGGGATATTGCAGTCCCTGTCAATCAATTAGAAGGAAATTCACTTCCTGTAAGTGCTTTTATCGGAATAAGTATCGATGGAACAATGATTTCTGGTACTACACAGTATGAAAAGCGTTATATTTCTGATATTGTTCCTGAATGGATTGAAGATAATTGTATTCAATGTAATCAATGTGCATTTGTATGTCCCCATGCTGTTATTCGTCCTTTCTTAATTGATAGTGGAGAAGTTGCTTCCATGCCTAATATGGCAACATTGCCTACAACAGGTGCAACAGATTTACAATATAAAATCTCTATTTCTGTTGCAGATTGTACGGGTTGTTCTGCTTGTGTCGATATTTGTCCTGGTAAAGGTGGTAAAAAAGCTCTTGCTATGGAAGATATTGCAACACAAAAAGAAGAACAACTTAATTATGATTGGTTATTTGCTAACTGTAAACCTAAAAATCCATTTGGTAAGAAAAATGCTAAAGCTGTTCAGTTTGAACAACCTCTATTTGAATTCCATGCAGCTTGTCCTGGTTGTGGCGAAACACCGTATATTAAATTAGTAACACAACTATTTGGTGATCGTATGATGATCGCTAATACAACAGGTTGTACTTCTATCTATGGTGGCTCAACCCCTTCAACACCATATACCCCTAATAAAGAAGGGAATGGACCATCTTGGGCAAATTCATTATTTGAAGATAATGCTGAATTTGGTTATGGAATGCATCAAGCTCGTCAAGTCTTAAGAGTTAGATTAGAAAAAATTGTTACACAAGCAATTAATGAAAAAGTATTAAATAATATTGCTCCATTACAAGAATGGTTAGATCATAAAGATGATGCCGATTTATCAAGAGATCTAAATAATAGAATTGTAGAATCTTTAAAAACAGAAAATTCTCCTCTTGCTGAAAAAATTAAGGATTTACAAGATTATTTCATCAAGCCTTCTACTTGGTTATTTGGTGGTGATGGTTGGGCTTATGATATTGGATTTGGTGGATTAGATCATGTATTAGCTTCTCATGAAAATATCAATGTTTTAGTTTTAGATACAGAAGTCTATTCTAATACTGGTGGACAATCATCCAAAGCAACATCTTTAGGTGCTCAAGCACTTTTTGCTCATGCTGGTAAATCAACAGGTAAAAAGAATCTTGGTTTAATGATGACTACCTATGGTCATATATATGTTGCTCAAATTGCTATGGGTTCTAATAAAGCTCATGCTCTTAAAGTAATGCAAGAGGCTGAAGCCTATCCAGGACCATCTTTAATTAT
- the dnaX gene encoding DNA polymerase III subunit gamma/tau gives MTNYQVTARKWRPQDFSQVVGQEHVTKALTNAINSGKVPHAYLFSGPRGVGKTSTARILSKLLNCIHSPNICGECVACKEITLGQALDVREIDGASNRGIEQIREIRDNAMYTPLSLKYKIFIIDEVHMLTKEASNALLKILEEPPKHIIFMLATTESNKVLPTIRSRCQHYLLKRISLEILMERLAFILDTESYTYEREALEEIANAGDGSMRDSQTILDQVILYSQGNITLTATREILGIPDTIYFEKIIQAFSTQDIVTVLEQANIYLMEIGDGMSFAENFTKFLRKALLVKKLPPNHSLLDLSQEKYNLLVEVFDKLKDSDVLILLNLSLELCDNIRKETSERFWIESTLFKMFDYQNRISLSELRLEIFKVLGRGGDSNKQILTQKYVLANESAISEKEQDSPPSKKIIAGNFGTQFEEHKQTLKSHPVQIEQVIKKVDPEETSIINNIENLESKEQAIQQKEITTENSLEDTIKNLFEIP, from the coding sequence ATGACTAATTATCAAGTGACTGCACGGAAGTGGAGACCACAGGATTTTTCACAAGTTGTTGGGCAGGAACATGTTACAAAAGCTCTGACTAATGCTATTAATAGTGGTAAAGTTCCTCATGCTTATTTGTTTTCGGGCCCTAGAGGAGTTGGTAAGACAAGTACAGCTCGTATCTTATCAAAATTATTAAATTGTATTCATAGTCCTAATATTTGTGGAGAATGTGTTGCTTGTAAAGAAATTACTTTGGGACAAGCCCTGGATGTTAGAGAAATTGACGGTGCTTCAAATAGAGGTATTGAACAAATTCGTGAAATTCGTGATAATGCTATGTACACTCCTCTATCATTAAAATATAAAATATTTATTATAGATGAAGTACATATGCTTACCAAAGAAGCCTCTAATGCTTTGCTTAAAATTTTGGAAGAACCACCGAAACATATAATTTTTATGCTTGCTACTACGGAGTCAAACAAAGTTCTTCCGACTATTCGTTCACGCTGTCAACATTATTTATTGAAAAGAATTTCTTTAGAAATATTAATGGAAAGATTGGCTTTTATATTGGATACAGAATCTTATACCTACGAAAGAGAAGCTTTGGAAGAAATTGCTAATGCTGGTGATGGATCTATGCGGGATTCTCAAACTATTTTAGATCAGGTTATTTTGTATTCTCAAGGAAATATTACTCTTACTGCTACACGAGAAATTCTTGGTATACCTGATACTATTTATTTTGAGAAAATCATTCAAGCATTTAGTACTCAAGATATCGTAACAGTTTTGGAACAAGCTAATATATATCTTATGGAAATTGGTGATGGGATGTCTTTCGCAGAAAATTTTACTAAATTCTTAAGAAAAGCATTATTAGTGAAAAAATTACCACCAAACCATTCTTTATTAGATCTTAGTCAAGAAAAATATAATCTTTTAGTAGAAGTGTTCGATAAATTAAAAGATTCAGATGTACTTATATTATTAAATTTATCTTTAGAATTGTGTGATAATATAAGAAAAGAAACATCAGAGCGTTTTTGGATAGAAAGCACACTTTTCAAGATGTTTGATTATCAAAATCGTATTTCGTTGTCTGAATTACGCCTTGAAATTTTTAAAGTATTAGGAAGAGGTGGAGATTCTAATAAACAAATTTTAACTCAAAAATATGTACTAGCTAATGAATCTGCTATTTCTGAAAAAGAACAAGACTCACCACCTTCTAAAAAAATAATTGCAGGCAATTTTGGTACTCAATTTGAAGAACACAAACAAACCCTTAAAAGTCATCCTGTTCAAATAGAACAAGTTATTAAAAAAGTTGATCCTGAAGAAACATCAATTATCAATAATATAGAAAATTTAGAAAGTAAAGAACAAGCTATACAACAAAAGGAAATTACTACAGAAAATTCTTTAGAAGATACCATTAAAAATTTATTTGAAATACCATAA
- the recR gene encoding recombination mediator RecR, with protein sequence MLPESIIKLSKILTRIPSIGPKSAEKLAIWFSGYGIDYAKDLGNILIELHNIVGICSECGYFSNGQGKICQYCLDTTRDESILCLVEQNIDIINIEESKAFKGRYFVLGGVISPLEGVTISDLPFEKLKKNIISKNIQEIIIALGATTEADVTTMYLKEFLQEISVKITVLGRGIAVGTQIHYTGKKSLVEAFRIRENLGQ encoded by the coding sequence GTGTTACCTGAATCAATAATAAAACTTTCTAAAATTTTAACGAGAATACCCAGTATAGGACCAAAGAGTGCTGAGAAATTAGCAATTTGGTTTTCTGGTTATGGTATAGATTATGCAAAAGATCTAGGAAATATATTAATAGAATTACACAATATTGTTGGAATATGTTCAGAATGTGGATATTTTTCTAACGGACAAGGCAAAATTTGTCAATATTGTTTAGATACAACGAGAGATGAGTCTATTTTATGTTTAGTTGAACAAAATATAGATATTATCAACATTGAAGAATCAAAAGCATTTAAAGGACGATATTTTGTATTAGGTGGAGTTATTTCTCCCTTAGAAGGCGTTACTATTTCAGATCTACCTTTTGAAAAATTGAAAAAAAATATTATCTCAAAAAATATACAAGAAATTATTATAGCTTTAGGTGCTACAACAGAAGCAGATGTAACAACAATGTATTTAAAAGAATTTTTACAAGAAATATCTGTGAAGATTACTGTTTTAGGACGAGGAATCGCTGTAGGAACACAGATTCATTATACTGGTAAAAAAAGTCTTGTAGAAGCATTTAGAATAAGAGAAAATTTAGGTCAATAA
- a CDS encoding adenylate/guanylate cyclase domain-containing protein: MNKKNSHSFAELQNSNKQIYIKKSLKYKILFVVVPLFLIAFVFLGITIYFTTNKSVTNIAKEFIGYKLKETVQFSQEQGFVFNSENITEQINNNSIILKYAQKFTDELFIIIPYNYPEITTPVYKFTLNETITKNQIDNYYRLVKEQEDRRELDIESYNSWLDIQTKDNIELVGLFIPNTELQSWFILLVDKNIFYNPVKEMMYYLFIILAISLIVLIIIILFFVNFITHPLTNCVQTIQSITNSMDFSKRVRILYPDEIGVLGQYFNNMVQELEKSYNQIKNYAYQTVLAKQKEEKIRFIFQKYVPSDVIDYVLNRSSDSMLIGVKQNVSVLFSDIRDFTTISEQLDPEELVLSLNIYFTDMVAQIIEQKGIVDKFIGDAIMALFGAPVVSKYSADHALNAALKMIQALEYFNQKQTKIGKITFQVGIGINTGEAIVGNIGSEQKLDYTVIGDTVNLGARLEGLTKSYQVPILISEFTKNAVIHKNRYSFINVDTVKVKGKDQSVVIYTPKLKSTLTQDEEIFYTQYHIAQEFYYAGHFEKSYEKFSLLKEQPYISYLITLYVQRCEYLIQNPPTNWDGVETWKIK, translated from the coding sequence GTGAATAAAAAAAATAGCCACTCTTTTGCTGAATTGCAGAACTCTAATAAACAAATTTATATCAAAAAAAGTCTCAAATATAAAATACTTTTTGTAGTTGTTCCATTATTTTTGATTGCTTTTGTTTTTTTAGGTATTACAATTTATTTTACAACTAATAAAAGTGTTACAAATATTGCAAAAGAGTTTATTGGATACAAATTAAAAGAAACTGTCCAATTTTCACAAGAACAAGGATTTGTGTTTAATTCGGAAAATATTACAGAACAGATCAATAATAATTCTATTATACTAAAGTATGCACAAAAATTTACAGATGAATTATTTATTATAATTCCATACAACTACCCAGAAATCACAACACCAGTGTACAAATTTACTTTGAATGAAACTATCACTAAAAATCAAATTGATAATTATTATCGTTTAGTAAAAGAACAAGAAGATCGAAGAGAGCTTGATATAGAGTCTTATAACAGCTGGTTAGATATACAAACAAAAGATAATATAGAACTTGTAGGATTATTCATCCCTAATACAGAGTTACAAAGTTGGTTTATATTACTTGTTGATAAAAATATTTTTTATAATCCAGTAAAAGAAATGATGTATTATTTATTTATCATACTGGCTATCAGTCTGATTGTGTTAATTATAATTATATTATTTTTTGTAAATTTTATAACTCACCCGTTAACAAATTGTGTACAGACGATACAATCTATAACAAATAGTATGGATTTTAGTAAAAGAGTTAGAATTTTATATCCTGATGAAATAGGAGTTCTTGGTCAATACTTTAATAATATGGTACAAGAATTAGAAAAATCATATAATCAAATAAAAAATTACGCCTATCAAACAGTACTGGCTAAACAAAAAGAAGAAAAAATTCGTTTTATTTTCCAAAAATATGTACCAAGTGATGTAATAGATTATGTTCTTAATAGATCTTCAGATAGTATGCTTATAGGTGTAAAACAAAATGTATCTGTATTGTTTTCTGATATTAGAGATTTTACAACAATTTCTGAGCAGTTAGATCCTGAAGAGTTAGTATTGTCTTTAAATATATATTTTACAGATATGGTAGCTCAAATTATAGAACAGAAAGGTATTGTTGATAAATTCATAGGAGATGCTATTATGGCTCTATTTGGAGCTCCGGTAGTTTCCAAATACTCTGCTGATCATGCTTTGAATGCAGCTTTAAAGATGATACAAGCTTTAGAGTATTTCAATCAAAAACAAACAAAAATTGGTAAAATCACTTTTCAAGTAGGAATAGGGATAAATACAGGAGAAGCAATCGTTGGTAATATTGGATCTGAACAGAAATTGGATTATACTGTTATTGGTGATACGGTGAATTTAGGAGCAAGGCTTGAAGGATTAACAAAATCTTATCAAGTACCAATTTTAATAAGTGAATTTACTAAAAATGCAGTAATACATAAAAATAGGTATTCATTTATTAATGTGGATACTGTTAAGGTAAAAGGAAAAGATCAATCTGTTGTAATTTATACTCCAAAACTCAAAAGCACCCTTACTCAAGATGAAGAGATATTTTATACACAATATCATATAGCACAAGAGTTCTACTATGCAGGTCATTTTGAAAAATCTTATGAAAAATTTTCATTATTAAAAGAACAGCCATATATATCCTATTTAATTACTTTATATGTACAAAGATGTGAATATTTAATACAGAATCCACCTACTAATTGGGATGGTGTAGAAACTTGGAAAATAAAATAA
- a CDS encoding YbaB/EbfC family nucleoid-associated protein produces the protein MGPFDNVKNMMKMREEMNSYKKQLEEIRIKTTSKKDYVKVTLDGEKTLKHLEFSDEAMKLSKEDLAKYVKEAIKAGSKELDGWQKKNFKNSPMAQMFQGK, from the coding sequence ATGGGACCTTTTGACAATGTCAAAAACATGATGAAAATGCGTGAAGAAATGAATTCATACAAAAAACAACTCGAAGAAATTCGTATAAAGACAACCTCAAAAAAAGATTATGTAAAAGTAACACTTGATGGTGAAAAAACACTAAAACATCTTGAATTTTCAGATGAAGCAATGAAGCTATCTAAAGAAGATCTTGCTAAATATGTTAAAGAAGCTATAAAAGCTGGATCTAAAGAATTAGATGGATGGCAAAAAAAGAATTTTAAAAATTCTCCAATGGCTCAAATGTTTCAAGGAAAATAA